GTGGATGCCGGCGGCCTGGGCGACACCGGCCAGGGCGAGCAGGCCGAGGCTGGCGACGAGGCCCTTGAGGGTGGCACGGGCGGTGCGGGCGGTACGGGGGGTGGCGGTGCGGGGGGTCATGACAAGCTCCTGTTTCGGGGGGGGTTCTGCACCGACTCCGTGTCGAGTGCATGGAACGTACTGTGACGATCGGACCCCGTCAGGAATCGGGCGCCCAGATGACCAAGTTGTCATCCACGGCCTTGCGAGACTTGCCCCATGCGCATCCTGCTGATTGAAGACGAGCCCCGACTGGGCGACTACCTGCACAAGGGCCTGCGCGAGCAGGGCGGCATCGTCGACCGCGCACACAACGGCATCGACGGCCGCCACCTGGCGCTAGAGGGCGATTACGACCTGATCCTGCTCGACGTGATGCTGCCCGGCCTGGACGGCTTCGGCGTGCTGGCTGCGCTGCGCGAGAAGCGCCAGACGCCGGTGCTGATGCTGACCGCCCGCGACGCAGTGGAGGACCGCGTGCGCGGCCTGCAGGGCGGGGCGGACGACTACCTGGTCAAGCCCTTCGCCTTTTCGGAGCTGCTGGCGCGCATCCAGGCCCTGCTGCGGCGGGGTGGCAAGGGCGGCCCGGGCCGGGCGCCGACCGAGCTGCTGGCCGGCGATCTGCGGCTGGACCTGCTCAAGCGCCGGGCCGAGCGGGGCGGCCAGCGCATCGACCTGACGGCCAAGGAGTTCGCCCTGCTCTCGCTGCTGATGCGGCGTCAGGGCGAGGTGCTGTCGCGCACCCTGCTGGCCGAGCAGGTCTGGGACATGCACTTCGACAGCGACACCAACATCGTCGACGTGGCCGTGCGGCGCCTGCGCGCCAAGGTGGACGAGCCCTTCGGCGAGCCGCTGGTGCACACCGTGCGGGGCATGGGCTATGTGCTGGAGTCGCGCACCGCGGCGGATCCGCGATGAAGCGGCCCTCGATGGCGCGCCGGCTGACGCTGACGCTGGGCCTGATCGTCAGCCTGGTGATGCTGGCCATGGGCTGGGCCTTCCAGCACACGCTGGAGACCACGCTGCACGAGCTGGACCGTGTCGAGCTGGTGAGCCGGGCCGAGCTGCTGCGGCAGAAGATCGAGCAGGCACGCGCCCGCGACCCCTACCTGACCGCCCTGGGCGGCGAGCTGGACACCTTGCTGCTCGGCCACGGCCGCCTGCGCATGTGGCTGCTGGACGCAAGCGGCCAGCCCCTGCACGGCGGCCCGGGCAAGCCCGAGCTGGTGGAAACCGACCAGCCCGACGGCCAATGCCAGGTGCGGCGCGACGACGGCGTGCTGATGCAGGCCCTGCGGCTGCCGCTGCCCATGCCCATGCCGCATGCCAGCGGCCTGGACCTGAGCCTGAACCCGCGCGACGGCGTCGGCCTGGGCGTGGGCGAGATCGTGGTCGCCCTGGACGGCCGTCCGCGCGAGGCCCTGCTGGCCGGCCACCTGCGGCAGTTGCTAGGCCTGGGCCTGGCCGGGCTGCTGGCCACCGTGCTGCTGGGCGGGCTGGCCTCTTGGCGCGGCCTGCGGCCGCTGCGTCGCCTGGCGCGTGCCAGCGCCGCGCTGGCGCCCACCGCCCAGGGCCAGCGCCTGCCCGAGCGGCATGGCGACCCCGGCCTCGATGCCCTCGCCCAGGCCTTCAACGGCGTGCTGGAGCGCCGCGAGGCGGCCTACCGTCAGCTCGAAACCTTCAATGCCGACGTGGCCCATGAGCTGCGCACGCCCCTGGCCACCCTGATCAACGGCGGCCAGGTGATGCTGGCCGGCACCCGCTCGACCGAGGAGCTGCGCGAGGCCCTGGGCACCCAGCTCGAAGTGCTGGAGGAGCTGGGCGGCCTGGTCAAGGACATGCTCTTCCTGGCCCGCGCCGACCGCGGCGACCGGGTGCAGGCCGCGCAGGCTCAGCCCCTGAGCCTGGAGCGCGAGCTGAGCCACTGCACCGACTTCGTCGAGGCCCTGGCCGACGCCGCCCGGGTGAGGCTGCGCATCACGGTGGACCCGGCCCTGCAAGCGGCCGGCGCCCCGCCGCTGCATGCCAATCCGGCGCTGCTGCAGCGGGCGCTGTGCAATCTGCTGAGCAATGGCATCGCGCACAGCGCGCCGGGCAGCGAGGTGCTGCTGCGGGCCCGCTGGCGAGCCGGGCCGGGGCCGCTGGGCCGCCTGCGGCTGGACGTGCTCAACCCGGGCACGCCGCCGCCCGAGGCGCTGCGGGCGCGGATGTTCCACCGCTTCGTGCGCGGGGATGCGGCCCGCTCGCAGCGCGAGGGTTATGGCCTGGGCCTGGCCATCGTGCAGGCGGTGGCGCACATGCACGGCGGGGTGGTGTTTGCCGAGGCCGAGGCTCAGGGCCTGAGCGTGGGCCTGGAATGGCCGCTCCACGATATGCAGATGGATGCATGAGTTTTCAGGCCCGCGTCGCGCGGGCCGCTGCGCCAGTCCGAGGCAGGGGCCGGGAAAGGCCTTTGCGCGAGGCGTCCCATCCGGGAGCAAGCGCGGTCGGCATGCAGCCCGGGGCCGCCGGACCGTGCCGACCGAGGGCACATGAAGGGGGCATGACCCCAGGGTGAACCCGCAGGATGGTGCCTGTGTGGCGGCTTGGCACGCGCCCTGCGCACTGTTCTCCAACGACCGGCAGACCCCGCGCTGCATAGGCGGTCGACTTCATCATCCATCCACGATCCGAGGAGACCTCGCATGCTCTACGCCTACCCCAACACCCCCGGCGCCAAGGTTGAGTACAAGCCGCAGTACGACAACTTCATCGGCGGCCAGTGGAAGGCCCCGCTGAGCGGCCAGTACTTCGACGTGATCACCCCGATCACCGGCAAGCCCTACACCAAGGTGGCCCGCTCCAATGCCGCCGACGTGGACCTGGCCCTGGACGCGGCCCATGCCGCCGCCGAGAAGTGGGGCAAGACCGCCCCGGCCGTGCGCGCCAACATCCTGCTGCAGATCGCCGACCGCATCGATGCCAACCTGGAAAAGCTGGCCTATGCCGAGACGGTGGACAACGGCAAGCCGATGCGCGAGACGCTGAATGCGGACATCCCGCTCTCGGCCGATCACTTCCGCTACTTCGCCGGCTGCCTGCGCGCGCAGGAAGGCTCGATCAGCGAGATCGACGAAACCACGATCGCCTACCACTTCCATGAGCCCCTGGGCGTGGTCGGCCAGATCATTCCCTGGAACTTCCCCATCCTGATGGCAGCGTGGAAGCTGGCCCCGGCCCTGGCCGCCGGCAACTGCGTGGTGCTCAAGCCGGCCGAGTCGACCCCGATCTCCATTCTGGTCCTGGCCGAGCTGATCGCTGACCTGCTGCCGGCCGGCGTGCTGAACATCGTCAACGGCTACGGCCGCGAGGCCGGCCACCCCCTGGCCACCAGCACCCGCATCGCCAAGATCGCCTTCACCGGTTCCACCTCCACCGGCCGACTGATCGGCCAGGCCGCGGCGAACAACCTGATCCCGGCGACGCTGGAGCTGGGCGGCAAGTCACCCAACATCTTCTTCGCGGACGTGGCCGCGGCCGACGACGGCTTCCTGGACAAGGCCATCGAAGGCCTGGTGCTGTTCGCCTTCAACCAGGGCGAGGTCTGCACCTGCCCCTCGCGCGCGATCATTCACGAATCGATCTATGACGAGTTCATGGCCCGCTGCGTGGACCGCATCAAGGCCATCAAGCAGGGCAACCCGCTGGACACCGAGACCATGCTGGGCGCCCAGGCCTCGCAGGAACAGGTCAGCAAGATCAGCTCCTACTTGCAACTGGGCCGCGAGGAAGGTGCCGAGCTGCTGGTCGGCGGCCATCGCAAGATCCTGGGTGGCGAGCTGGAAGGCGGCTACTACATCGAGCCGACCGTCTTCAAGGGCCACAACAAGATGCGCATCTTCCAGGAGGAGATCTTCGGCCCCGTGCTGGCCGTGACCACCTTCAAGACCGAAGCCGAAGCCGTCGAGATCGGCAACGACACGCTCTACGGCCTGGGCGCCGGCGTGTGGAGCCGCAACGGCAATGTCGCCTACCGCATGGGCCGCGCCCTGAAGGCGGGCCGCGTGTGGACCAACTGCTACCACGCCTACCCGGCGCATGCGGCCTTCGGCGGCTACAAGCAGTCGGGCATCGGCCGCGAGACCCACAAGATGATGCTGGACCACTACCAGCAGACCAAGAACCTGCTGGTCAGCACCAGCGAGAGCAAGCTCGGCTTCTTCTGATCGTCCCGACGATCGGCAGTGAACCGGTGAGGGGACGGGGGCCTGTGCGCCCCCGTCCGGCCAAGACAGGAGGAGAACATCATGGTCGACAAGGTGATTGCCACCGAGGCAACGATTCAACTGATCGAAGTGCTTAAGCACAAGTACGGCCCGAACCTGATCTTTCATCAGTCGGGCGGCTGCTGCGACAACAGCGCGGCCAATTGCTACATCGAGGGCGAGGTCATGATCGGCGCGGCCGATGTGAAGCTCGGCGAGATCGGCGGGCTGCCCTTCTACATCGGCGCCCAGCAGTACGAATACTGGAAGCACACCCAGCTCATCATCGACGTGGTCGAGGGCGGCCACGGCGGCACCTTCTCGCTCGAAGGGCCGGAGGGCAAGGCCTTCCTGACCCGCTCGCGACTCTTCACCGACAACGAGACCATGGCCCTGAGCCTGGCCGGCCGCCTGTGAGCGGGCGCCGCCCCGGACGGGGCGGCTACCATCCGGCCGGCGTCGCCCCGATGGCGAAACAGGCAGACGCAGCGGACTTGAGTCATTGAGCACCCGGCACGGAAACGGCCGGCGTGAATCCCGTCAAATTCGGCGAACCCCCTGCCCGGCCCCGGCCGTTGCGAGGCAACGCCGAGCCAAGCCCCTGCGGCCCGGCCGGAGGCGGAAGGTGTAGAGAGCGGACGGCGGGCACCTGCACCGGCTTGGCGGCCGGCATGGTGAAGGCGCGCTCCAGACCCCGAACCGCAGCCCCAGCTGCGGGCGGCGAAAGCCGTGGGGGTATGAAAATCCGCCGGACCTTGACCGGTCCATCCCGGTTCGAACCCGGGTCGGGGCACCATCCCTGCGGCTTGCGGCGCCGTCGCGGGCACGCCGCATGCGGCCATGCACCGGCCGCGCGCGCGGGCCCCGCAAGCGCTGTGGCCGTTGCAGCCGCCCGCCGGCTTGATCGGCGCTTGATCGCCCGGGCACGGGGGATGCACCCTGTCGCGCATGCCGTCCGCCCCCTGTCCCCCGTGAACCTGCCCCTGCCCCCCTCGCTGCTCGAAGCGCCCGCGACGCGGCCGCGGTTGCCGGACGAGCTGGCCAGCGCCCTGGCCCGCGGCGGCCCGGCCATGCCCATGGCCGCCCTGCACCGCAGCGGGCCGCTGCACTGGTGGGACCAGGCCTTCGGCGGCTGCTGGCTGCTGAGCCGCCATGCCGAGGTGGAGGCCGCGCTGCGCGATCCCCGCCTGTCGGTGGCGCGGGTGGCCGGCTGGGGCGAGCTGGCCCGGCAGGCCGGGCTGGCGCAGCCGTCCGCAGACGCCAGCCCGCGCTTCCAGCGCCTGCTGGCGCGCGCCCTGCTCTTCGTCGACGACCCCGACCACCAGCGCCTGCGCCCGCTGATGCAGGCCGGCTTCCACCCTGCCGCCCTGCAGGCGCTGCGGCCGGCCATCGAGGCCCGGCTCGACCGGCTGCTTTCCGCCCTACCGGCCAAGGGCCCCTTCGACGCCATCGCCGCCCTGGCCCGGCCGCTGCCCGCCGGCGTGATCGGCAGCATGCTGGGCGTGCCCGAGGCCGAACTGGCGCGCTTTGCCGCCGGGGCCGGCGACCTGGCCGACCTGCTCGCCACCCTGGATCCCCAGCCGGCGCTGCTGCGCCGCGCGCAGCGGCGGCTGCTGATCCTGGCCGGCCTGTTCGAGCCCCTGATCGCGGCCCGTCGCGCCGCGCAGCATGCGCCGGCGCAGCCGCCGCACGACCTGATCGACCGCCTGCTGGCCGCCGAAGCCGCCGGCCTGCTGCCCCATGCCGACGAGCTGCTGGCCCAGGCCGTGATGCTGCTCTTTGCAGGCCACGAGACCACCCGCCACCTGCTCGGCAGCCTGTTGCAGACGGTGCTGGCCACGCCCGGCCTCTGGGCCCGCCTGCGGGCCGAGCCCGAGGCCGTGCCGCGCGTGGTGCGCGAGGTGCTGCGCCTGCACAGCCCCGTGCAGTACACGGTGCGGCGCGTCGCGCAGGGCCATGAGCGGGCAGGCCAGTGGATGGCGCGCGGGCAGTTGCTGGTGCTGATGATCGGCGCGGCCAACCGCGATCCGGACCGCCATGCCGATCCGGACCGCTTCGACCCGGACCGTGCCGCGCCCGGCGCCCTGGCCTTCGGCAGCGGGCCGCATGTCTGCCTGGGGGCGGCGCTGACGCTGCTGGAAGCCGAGCTGCTGCTGCGCGAGCTGCTGCGCCGCTGGCCCCGGCTGGCCCTGGCCGAGGCGCAGGCCGACTGGCTGCCCAGCCCGCTCTACCGCGGACTGGGCCGCCTGCTGCTGAACCGGGACTGAGCAAGCGCGCGGAGCACAGCCCCGCGCAAAGCCCCGTGCGTCGGCCGGGCTCATGCCTTGAGGCACAGTGCGCCGCTGATTAAGGAGAGCGCATGAAGCATCTGCCCGAGGGCTACCGCGCGCTGGTGCTGGGGGCCAGCGGGACGCTGGGCTCGGCCCTGAAAGCTGCGCTGGAAGCCGACCCGCGCTGTGCCACGGTCACCGGCCTGAGCCGTCGCGGCACACCGCCCCTCGTGCTGGAAGACGAAGCCACGCTGCGCGCCGCCGCCGAGGCGATGCGGGAGGCCGGTCCCTATGCCCTGATCCTGGATGCCTGCGGCGCGCTCCGCCTGGACGGCCGCGGGCCCGAGAAGCGGCTCGACGACCTGGACCCGCGCGCACTGGCGCGCAGCTTCGAGGTCAATGCCATCGGCCGGGCGCTGGTGCTCAAGCACTTCATTCCGCTGCTGCCGCGCCAGGGGCGCTGCATCTTCGGCGTGCTGTCGGCCCGCGTCGGCAGCATCAGCGACAACCGCGCCGGCGGCTGGTACGGCTACCGCGCAGCCAAGGCCGCCGGCAACATGCTGCTGCAGACCGCCGCGATCGAATGCACCCGCAGCCGGCCCGAGGCCGTGTTCGCCGCACTGCAACCGGGCACCGTGCCCTCGCCCCTGTCCGCGCCCTTCCTGGCCGGCCATCCCACGGTCTCGGCCGAAGAGGCCGCCCAGGGCCTGCTGGCCGCGCTGGACACCCTGCCCGCGCAGCGCGGCGCAAGCTTCATCGACGCCAAGGGCCAGGCCATTCCGTGGTGAGGTCGCGGCAGCGCCAGCGCGCGCAGTAGCGCCGAAGCTTCGCACCACCGCATGACAGCGGGTCCCTGCATCTGGGGCCAAGAAAAAAGCCTCGCGAACAAAATTCGCGAGGCTTGATCTGGTGGGCGGTGCAGGGTTCGAACCTGCGACCCCTGCCGTGTGAAGGCAGTGCTCTACCGCTGAGCTAACCGCCCGATTGTTCTGGCTTGCGGCTTGATGGCCCGCTTCGCTTGGCCGGTGCTTTTGGGCACCCACCGGCAATCGAGAGGCGAGATTATGCCATGGCGGCAGACCACTTGGACAGGCCGCCACAGGCCTTGTCCAGCTCGGCACGCAGGGCTTCGTGGGCCGCGGCTTCCTCGGCGCTGACGTTGATCGCGATCAGCGGCACACGGCCCAGCTCCAGCGCCGCGGCGGCCAGGGCGGCGGGCTGACCGGCTTCGGCGCTGTCGAGCGCATCGATGACC
This window of the Piscinibacter lacus genome carries:
- a CDS encoding heavy metal response regulator transcription factor yields the protein MRILLIEDEPRLGDYLHKGLREQGGIVDRAHNGIDGRHLALEGDYDLILLDVMLPGLDGFGVLAALREKRQTPVLMLTARDAVEDRVRGLQGGADDYLVKPFAFSELLARIQALLRRGGKGGPGRAPTELLAGDLRLDLLKRRAERGGQRIDLTAKEFALLSLLMRRQGEVLSRTLLAEQVWDMHFDSDTNIVDVAVRRLRAKVDEPFGEPLVHTVRGMGYVLESRTAADPR
- a CDS encoding heavy metal sensor histidine kinase → MKRPSMARRLTLTLGLIVSLVMLAMGWAFQHTLETTLHELDRVELVSRAELLRQKIEQARARDPYLTALGGELDTLLLGHGRLRMWLLDASGQPLHGGPGKPELVETDQPDGQCQVRRDDGVLMQALRLPLPMPMPHASGLDLSLNPRDGVGLGVGEIVVALDGRPREALLAGHLRQLLGLGLAGLLATVLLGGLASWRGLRPLRRLARASAALAPTAQGQRLPERHGDPGLDALAQAFNGVLERREAAYRQLETFNADVAHELRTPLATLINGGQVMLAGTRSTEELREALGTQLEVLEELGGLVKDMLFLARADRGDRVQAAQAQPLSLERELSHCTDFVEALADAARVRLRITVDPALQAAGAPPLHANPALLQRALCNLLSNGIAHSAPGSEVLLRARWRAGPGPLGRLRLDVLNPGTPPPEALRARMFHRFVRGDAARSQREGYGLGLAIVQAVAHMHGGVVFAEAEAQGLSVGLEWPLHDMQMDA
- the exaC gene encoding acetaldehyde dehydrogenase ExaC, which codes for MLYAYPNTPGAKVEYKPQYDNFIGGQWKAPLSGQYFDVITPITGKPYTKVARSNAADVDLALDAAHAAAEKWGKTAPAVRANILLQIADRIDANLEKLAYAETVDNGKPMRETLNADIPLSADHFRYFAGCLRAQEGSISEIDETTIAYHFHEPLGVVGQIIPWNFPILMAAWKLAPALAAGNCVVLKPAESTPISILVLAELIADLLPAGVLNIVNGYGREAGHPLATSTRIAKIAFTGSTSTGRLIGQAAANNLIPATLELGGKSPNIFFADVAAADDGFLDKAIEGLVLFAFNQGEVCTCPSRAIIHESIYDEFMARCVDRIKAIKQGNPLDTETMLGAQASQEQVSKISSYLQLGREEGAELLVGGHRKILGGELEGGYYIEPTVFKGHNKMRIFQEEIFGPVLAVTTFKTEAEAVEIGNDTLYGLGAGVWSRNGNVAYRMGRALKAGRVWTNCYHAYPAHAAFGGYKQSGIGRETHKMMLDHYQQTKNLLVSTSESKLGFF
- a CDS encoding DUF779 domain-containing protein, encoding MVDKVIATEATIQLIEVLKHKYGPNLIFHQSGGCCDNSAANCYIEGEVMIGAADVKLGEIGGLPFYIGAQQYEYWKHTQLIIDVVEGGHGGTFSLEGPEGKAFLTRSRLFTDNETMALSLAGRL
- a CDS encoding cytochrome P450 translates to MNLPLPPSLLEAPATRPRLPDELASALARGGPAMPMAALHRSGPLHWWDQAFGGCWLLSRHAEVEAALRDPRLSVARVAGWGELARQAGLAQPSADASPRFQRLLARALLFVDDPDHQRLRPLMQAGFHPAALQALRPAIEARLDRLLSALPAKGPFDAIAALARPLPAGVIGSMLGVPEAELARFAAGAGDLADLLATLDPQPALLRRAQRRLLILAGLFEPLIAARRAAQHAPAQPPHDLIDRLLAAEAAGLLPHADELLAQAVMLLFAGHETTRHLLGSLLQTVLATPGLWARLRAEPEAVPRVVREVLRLHSPVQYTVRRVAQGHERAGQWMARGQLLVLMIGAANRDPDRHADPDRFDPDRAAPGALAFGSGPHVCLGAALTLLEAELLLRELLRRWPRLALAEAQADWLPSPLYRGLGRLLLNRD
- a CDS encoding short-chain dehydrogenase, which gives rise to MKHLPEGYRALVLGASGTLGSALKAALEADPRCATVTGLSRRGTPPLVLEDEATLRAAAEAMREAGPYALILDACGALRLDGRGPEKRLDDLDPRALARSFEVNAIGRALVLKHFIPLLPRQGRCIFGVLSARVGSISDNRAGGWYGYRAAKAAGNMLLQTAAIECTRSRPEAVFAALQPGTVPSPLSAPFLAGHPTVSAEEAAQGLLAALDTLPAQRGASFIDAKGQAIPW